From the Nymphalis io chromosome 1, ilAglIoxx1.1, whole genome shotgun sequence genome, one window contains:
- the LOC126769948 gene encoding U2 snRNP-associated SURP motif-containing protein gives MSRSNLSKKELEELRKKEEEEAAAHVFKEFVETFQEVPSTTSKVWVKAGTYDAGARKEDNSERGKLYKPVSRLDEKRTITEADVVRSLAQRPEPPGRPRNKKTGDKKKSNLELFKEELRQIQEERSERHKYKNVLRDRGVVGVEPVIDMMPDVGSYDTGDPNTTNLYLGNLNPKITEQQLMEIFGRYGPLASIKIMWPRSDEEKARGRNCGFVAFMSRKDGERALRCINGKEIMNYEMKLGWGKAVVIPPVPIYIPPALQQPCKPPPPSGLPFNAQPPKHLIGKIPRVRPGEYYPSDPDDRQDYDQILSQSIVKVAIPTERNILMLIHRMVEFVIREGPMFEAIIMNKEMNNPFFRFLFENQSPAHTYYRWKLFSMLQGDSPKQWSLEDFRMFKGGSVWRPPVMNLYTAGMPDELVDEEDAKDNIRGTLSTNQRDRLEELIRGLSASRRSVGEAMAWCLEHAEAAGEVAACVAEALAQPRTAPLRRVARLYLLSDILHNAGAKLTNASAYRGAFQHRLVEIMRECHLAWSRMPSRMQQEGFRARVTRILQAWADWAVYPTDFLLHINDVFLGQDKGEPRAATEVDRSGSGDGPGSGAASPDGSTASGASGGSGGSGPLDGAALRRLAEQRPPQLTVRPEANDIDGVPVEEDIDGVPLEFEGDTEGEAEERSVAGFVPSRWESVEPASAPEPQKEPTPPPLDGGAESPRSRSGEALLRRETLRDIELRVLKYADELEAGARALRPGLAPPAQVQHYRRKLIKKALREAKEAEEVGSPVADDDAFSTSSRKSKKSREPTLSPPPKRSRDRKSRSRSRSRERERERERSRERDRERERDRERERERDRDRERDRDRRRRSPATPPHHRKHAKHAKYKY, from the exons ATGAGTAGAAGCAATTTATCAAAAAAGGAGCTCGAGGAGTTACGTAAAAAAGAGGAAGAAGAAGCAGCCGCGCAT GTATTCAAGGAATTTGTGGAGACATTCCAAGAAGTGCCAAGTACAACATCTAAAGTTTGGGTCAAAGCTGGAACATATGATGCTGGTGCTAGAA AGGAGGACAACTCGGAGAGAGGCAAGCTTTACAAGCCTGTATCACGATTGGACGAGAAGCGCACAATCACAGAGGCAGATGTGGTACGAAGTCTTGCACAGCGTCCTGAACCACCCGGCAGGCCTAGGAATAAGAAGACTGGGGATAAGAAAAAGAgtaatttagaattatttaaggAAGAATTGAGGCA aATTCAAGAAGAACGTTCTGAGCGGCATAAATATAAGAATGTGCTTCGCGACCGCGGCGTGGTGGGAGTTGAGCCTGTGATTGACATGATGCCAGATGTAGGTTCATATGACACAGGCGACCCTAACACTACCAACCTATACCTCGGCAACTTGAATCCTAAG ATAACAGAACAGCAGCTGATGGAGATTTTCGGTCGGTACGGTCCGCTGGCCAGCATCAAGATCATGTGGCCGCGCTCGGACGAGGAGAAGGCGCGCGGGCGGAACTGCGGCTTCGTCGCCTTCATGTCGCGCAAGGACGGCGAGAGGGCGCTGCGGTGCATCAACG GCAAGGAGATAATGAACTACGAGATGAAGTTGGGGTGGGGCAAGGCGGTGGTGATCCCGCCCGTGCCCATCTACATCCCGCCGGCGCTGCAGCAGCCCTGCAAGCCGCCGCCGCCCTCCGGCCTGCCCTTCAACGCGCAGCCGCCGAAACACCTCATAGGAAAG atACCGAGAGTTCGACCTGGAGAATACTATCCCAGCGACCCCGACGATCGACAGGATTATGATCAA attctTTCACAGTCTATAGTAAAAGTAGCGATCCCAACAGAGAG aaatattttaatgctgATTCATCGGATGGTCGAGTTCGTGATCCGTGAGGGTCCCATGTTCGAGGCCATCATCATGAATAAGGAGATGAACAATCCGTTCTTTCGGTTTCTATTTGAAAATCAGTCGCCCGCGCACACATACTACCGCTGGAAACTGTTCTCTATGCTGCAGGGAGACTCGCCCAAACAGTGGTCGCTGGAAGATTTTAGGATGTtcaaag gtGGGTCAGTGTGGCGCCCGCCTGTCATGAATTTATATACCGCCGGCATGCCCGACGAGTTGGTGGACGAAGAGGACGCCAAGGACAACATACGCGGCACACTCTCTACGAA CCAGCGCGACCGGCTGGAGGAGCTCATCCGCGGGCTGTCGGCGTCGCGGCGCAGCGTGGGCGAGGCCATGGCGTGGTGCCTGGAGCACGCGGAGGCGGCGGGCGAGGTGGCGGCGTGCGTGGCCGAGGCGCTGGCGCAGCCGCGCACCGCGCCGCTGCGCCGCGTGGCGCGCCTCTACCTGCTGTCCGACATCCTGCACAACGCCGGCGCCAAGCTCACCAACGCCAGCGCCTACCGCGGCGC GTTTCAGCACCGGCTGGTGGAGATCATGCGCGAGTGTCACCTGGCGTGGTCTCGCATGCCGTCGCGCATGCAGCAGGAGGGGTTCCGCGCGCGGGTGACGCGCATCCTGCAGGCCTGGGCCGACTGGGCCGTCTACCCGACCGACTTCTTGTTGCACATTAACGATGTGTTCCTCGGACAAGATAAG GGCGAACCGCGAGCGGCCACGGAGGTCGACCGGTCCGGCTCGGGTGACGGGCCGGGCTCGGGCGCCGCGTCGCCCGACGGCTCGACGGCGTCCGGCGCGTCGGGCGGCTCCGGCGGCTCGGGCCCGCTGGACGGCGCCGCGCTGCGCCGCCTGGCCGAGCAGCGCCCGCCGCAGCTCACCGTGCGGCCCGAGGCCAACGACATCGACGGCGTGCCCG TGGAGGAAGATATAGATGGCGTTCCGCTGGAGTTCGAGGGTGACACCGAAGGGGAGGCGGAGGAACGAAGTGTGGCCGGCTTCGTACCCTCGCGGTGGGAGAGCGTGGAGCCGGCATCGGCGCCCGAGCCGCAGAAGGAGCCCACGCCGCCGCCGCTAGACGG CGGCGCGGAGTCCCCGCGCAGCCGCAGCGGCGAGGCGCTGCTGCGGCGCGAGACGCTGCGCGACATCGAGCTGCGCGTGCTGAAGTACGCCGACGAGCTGGAGGCGGGCGCGCGCGCACTGCGGCCCGGCCTGGCGCCGCCCGCGCAGGTGCAGCACTACCGCCGGAAGCTCATCAAGAAG GCGCTTCGCGAGGCGAAGGAAGCGGAGGAAGTGGGCTCCCCGGTCGCGGACGACGATGCTTTCTCTACGTCCTCCAGGAAGTCTAAAAAGTCTCGCGAGCCCACGCTGTCGCCGCCGCCCAAACGTTCTCG CGATCGCAAGTCCAGATCTCGGTCCAGATCCCGCGAGCGAGAAAGGGAACGGGAACGATCTCGCGAGCGAGACAGGGAGAGGGAGAGAGACAGGGAGCGAGAACGAGAGAGGGACAGAGATCGAGAGAGAGATAGAGACAGGCGGAGACGTTCACCCGCCACGCCTCCTCACCATAGAAAGCATGCGAAACatgctaaatataaatattga
- the LOC126770277 gene encoding beta-arrestin-1 isoform X4 — MDDGGSNKQRQATRVFKKSSPNGKITVYLGKRDFVDHITHVDPIDGVVLIDPEYVKDRKVFGHVLAAFRYGREDLDVLGLTFRKDLYLAAEQIYPPTSTPKRPLTRLQERLVRKLGPAAHPFYFELPPHCPASVTLQPAPGDTGKPCGVDYELKAFVADSQDDKPHKRNSVRLAIRKIMYAPSKQGEQPSVEVSKEFMMSPNKLYLEASLDKELYHHGENIAVNVHIANNSNRSVKRIKVSVRQFADICLFSTAQYKCTVAEAESEEGCPVGPGFTLSKVFTLTPLLANNKDKWGLALDGQLKHEDTNLASSTLIADPSQRENLGIIVQYKVKVKLCLGPLGGELSAELPFILMHPKPDEDTPRAAPEPAPLDHDLIQLDPRPDENGQEQDDDIIFEDFARLRLKGADADA, encoded by the exons ATGGACGACGGAGGCAGCAACAAGCAGCGTCAAGCCACGCGAGTCTTCAAGAAGAGCTCGCCGAACGGCAag ATAACTGTATATTTAGGAAAAAGAGATTTTGTAGATCATATCACACACGTAGACCCAATTG ACGGGGTTGTTTTAATCGACCCAGAGTATGTAAAGGATAGGAAAGTGTTCGGGCATGTGCTCGCCGCCTTCAGGTATGGGCGGGAAGACCTCGACGTTCTCGGGCTCACCTTCCGCAAAGACCTCTACCTTGCAGCCGAACAG ATATACCCACCGACGAGCACTCCAAAGCGACCTCTCACGCGGCTGCAAGAGCGTCTCGTACGCAAGCTCGGTCCAGCGGCACATCCCTTCTACTTCGAGCTGCCTCCGCACTGCCCCGCCTCCGTCACGCTGCAGCCCGCCCCCGGAGATACCGGCAAGCCCTGTGGGGTCGATTATGAACTGAAGGCGTTCGTAGCAGATTCGCAAGATGATAAGCCTCACAAGAG AAATTCAGTCCGTTTAGCAATCAGAAAGATAATGTATGCACCGAGCAAGCAGGGGGAGCAGCCGTCCGTGGAGGTATCGAAGGAGTTTATGATGAGCCCTAACAAATTGTACCTGGAAGCATCTTTAGATAAG GAATTATATCACCACGGCGAGAATATCGCTGTGAACGTGCACATAGCTAACAATTCGAATCGTTCCGTGAAGCGCATTAAGGTCTCGGTGCGTCAGTTCGCCGACATCTGCCTGTTCTCCACCGCGCAGTACAAGTGCACCGTAGCAGAAGCGGAGAGCGA ggAAGGTTGTCCCGTGGGTCCTGGGTTCACACTTAGCAAGGTATTCACTTTGACGCCGCTCCTAGCGAATAACAAGGACAAGTGGGGGCTCGCTCTCGACGGTCAGCTCAAGCATGAAGATACCAACCTAGCTTCTAGCACACT AATCGCAGATCCATCTCAGCGCGAGAACTTAGGCATCATAGTACAATATAAGGTTAAGGTGAAATTGTGTCTCGGACCTCTCGGGGG CGAGCTGAGCGCGGAGCTGCCGTTCATCCTGATGCACCCCAAGCCGGACGAGGACacgccgcgcgccgcgcccgaGCCCGCGCCGCTCGACCACGACCTCATACAGCTCGACCCGCGCCC AGACGAAAACGGGCAAGAGCAGGACGATGATATAATATTCGAGGACTTCGCGAGACTGCGGCTCAAGGGCGCCGACGCGGACGCCTGA
- the LOC126770277 gene encoding beta-arrestin-1 isoform X3, which translates to MDDGGSNKQRQATRVFKKSSPNGKITVYLGKRDFVDHITHVDPIVCDFVIDGVVLIDPEYVKDRKVFGHVLAAFRYGREDLDVLGLTFRKDLYLAAEQIYPPTSTPKRPLTRLQERLVRKLGPAAHPFYFELPPHCPASVTLQPAPGDTGKPCGVDYELKAFVADSQDDKPHKRNSVRLAIRKIMYAPSKQGEQPSVEVSKEFMMSPNKLYLEASLDKELYHHGENIAVNVHIANNSNRSVKRIKVSVRQFADICLFSTAQYKCTVAEAESEEGCPVGPGFTLSKVFTLTPLLANNKDKWGLALDGQLKHEDTNLASSTLIADPSQRENLGIIVQYKVKVKLCLGPLGGELSAELPFILMHPKPDEDTPRAAPEPAPLDHDLIQLDPRPDENGQEQDDDIIFEDFARLRLKGADADA; encoded by the exons ATGGACGACGGAGGCAGCAACAAGCAGCGTCAAGCCACGCGAGTCTTCAAGAAGAGCTCGCCGAACGGCAag ATAACTGTATATTTAGGAAAAAGAGATTTTGTAGATCATATCACACACGTAGACCCAATTG TTTGTGACTTTGTTATAGACGGGGTTGTTTTAATCGACCCAGAGTATGTAAAGGATAGGAAAGTGTTCGGGCATGTGCTCGCCGCCTTCAGGTATGGGCGGGAAGACCTCGACGTTCTCGGGCTCACCTTCCGCAAAGACCTCTACCTTGCAGCCGAACAG ATATACCCACCGACGAGCACTCCAAAGCGACCTCTCACGCGGCTGCAAGAGCGTCTCGTACGCAAGCTCGGTCCAGCGGCACATCCCTTCTACTTCGAGCTGCCTCCGCACTGCCCCGCCTCCGTCACGCTGCAGCCCGCCCCCGGAGATACCGGCAAGCCCTGTGGGGTCGATTATGAACTGAAGGCGTTCGTAGCAGATTCGCAAGATGATAAGCCTCACAAGAG AAATTCAGTCCGTTTAGCAATCAGAAAGATAATGTATGCACCGAGCAAGCAGGGGGAGCAGCCGTCCGTGGAGGTATCGAAGGAGTTTATGATGAGCCCTAACAAATTGTACCTGGAAGCATCTTTAGATAAG GAATTATATCACCACGGCGAGAATATCGCTGTGAACGTGCACATAGCTAACAATTCGAATCGTTCCGTGAAGCGCATTAAGGTCTCGGTGCGTCAGTTCGCCGACATCTGCCTGTTCTCCACCGCGCAGTACAAGTGCACCGTAGCAGAAGCGGAGAGCGA ggAAGGTTGTCCCGTGGGTCCTGGGTTCACACTTAGCAAGGTATTCACTTTGACGCCGCTCCTAGCGAATAACAAGGACAAGTGGGGGCTCGCTCTCGACGGTCAGCTCAAGCATGAAGATACCAACCTAGCTTCTAGCACACT AATCGCAGATCCATCTCAGCGCGAGAACTTAGGCATCATAGTACAATATAAGGTTAAGGTGAAATTGTGTCTCGGACCTCTCGGGGG CGAGCTGAGCGCGGAGCTGCCGTTCATCCTGATGCACCCCAAGCCGGACGAGGACacgccgcgcgccgcgcccgaGCCCGCGCCGCTCGACCACGACCTCATACAGCTCGACCCGCGCCC AGACGAAAACGGGCAAGAGCAGGACGATGATATAATATTCGAGGACTTCGCGAGACTGCGGCTCAAGGGCGCCGACGCGGACGCCTGA
- the LOC126770277 gene encoding beta-arrestin-1 isoform X2 codes for MTVKKMVHLKKQWCGGRGGTMDDGGSNKQRQATRVFKKSSPNGKITVYLGKRDFVDHITHVDPIDGVVLIDPEYVKDRKVFGHVLAAFRYGREDLDVLGLTFRKDLYLAAEQIYPPTSTPKRPLTRLQERLVRKLGPAAHPFYFELPPHCPASVTLQPAPGDTGKPCGVDYELKAFVADSQDDKPHKRNSVRLAIRKIMYAPSKQGEQPSVEVSKEFMMSPNKLYLEASLDKELYHHGENIAVNVHIANNSNRSVKRIKVSVRQFADICLFSTAQYKCTVAEAESEEGCPVGPGFTLSKVFTLTPLLANNKDKWGLALDGQLKHEDTNLASSTLIADPSQRENLGIIVQYKVKVKLCLGPLGGELSAELPFILMHPKPDEDTPRAAPEPAPLDHDLIQLDPRPDENGQEQDDDIIFEDFARLRLKGADADA; via the exons ATGACTGTAAAAAAAATGGTCCATTTGAAAAAACag TGGTGCGGTGGGCGCGGCGGCACAATGGACGACGGAGGCAGCAACAAGCAGCGTCAAGCCACGCGAGTCTTCAAGAAGAGCTCGCCGAACGGCAag ATAACTGTATATTTAGGAAAAAGAGATTTTGTAGATCATATCACACACGTAGACCCAATTG ACGGGGTTGTTTTAATCGACCCAGAGTATGTAAAGGATAGGAAAGTGTTCGGGCATGTGCTCGCCGCCTTCAGGTATGGGCGGGAAGACCTCGACGTTCTCGGGCTCACCTTCCGCAAAGACCTCTACCTTGCAGCCGAACAG ATATACCCACCGACGAGCACTCCAAAGCGACCTCTCACGCGGCTGCAAGAGCGTCTCGTACGCAAGCTCGGTCCAGCGGCACATCCCTTCTACTTCGAGCTGCCTCCGCACTGCCCCGCCTCCGTCACGCTGCAGCCCGCCCCCGGAGATACCGGCAAGCCCTGTGGGGTCGATTATGAACTGAAGGCGTTCGTAGCAGATTCGCAAGATGATAAGCCTCACAAGAG AAATTCAGTCCGTTTAGCAATCAGAAAGATAATGTATGCACCGAGCAAGCAGGGGGAGCAGCCGTCCGTGGAGGTATCGAAGGAGTTTATGATGAGCCCTAACAAATTGTACCTGGAAGCATCTTTAGATAAG GAATTATATCACCACGGCGAGAATATCGCTGTGAACGTGCACATAGCTAACAATTCGAATCGTTCCGTGAAGCGCATTAAGGTCTCGGTGCGTCAGTTCGCCGACATCTGCCTGTTCTCCACCGCGCAGTACAAGTGCACCGTAGCAGAAGCGGAGAGCGA ggAAGGTTGTCCCGTGGGTCCTGGGTTCACACTTAGCAAGGTATTCACTTTGACGCCGCTCCTAGCGAATAACAAGGACAAGTGGGGGCTCGCTCTCGACGGTCAGCTCAAGCATGAAGATACCAACCTAGCTTCTAGCACACT AATCGCAGATCCATCTCAGCGCGAGAACTTAGGCATCATAGTACAATATAAGGTTAAGGTGAAATTGTGTCTCGGACCTCTCGGGGG CGAGCTGAGCGCGGAGCTGCCGTTCATCCTGATGCACCCCAAGCCGGACGAGGACacgccgcgcgccgcgcccgaGCCCGCGCCGCTCGACCACGACCTCATACAGCTCGACCCGCGCCC AGACGAAAACGGGCAAGAGCAGGACGATGATATAATATTCGAGGACTTCGCGAGACTGCGGCTCAAGGGCGCCGACGCGGACGCCTGA
- the LOC126770277 gene encoding beta-arrestin-1 isoform X1, producing MTVKKMVHLKKQWCGGRGGTMDDGGSNKQRQATRVFKKSSPNGKITVYLGKRDFVDHITHVDPIVCDFVIDGVVLIDPEYVKDRKVFGHVLAAFRYGREDLDVLGLTFRKDLYLAAEQIYPPTSTPKRPLTRLQERLVRKLGPAAHPFYFELPPHCPASVTLQPAPGDTGKPCGVDYELKAFVADSQDDKPHKRNSVRLAIRKIMYAPSKQGEQPSVEVSKEFMMSPNKLYLEASLDKELYHHGENIAVNVHIANNSNRSVKRIKVSVRQFADICLFSTAQYKCTVAEAESEEGCPVGPGFTLSKVFTLTPLLANNKDKWGLALDGQLKHEDTNLASSTLIADPSQRENLGIIVQYKVKVKLCLGPLGGELSAELPFILMHPKPDEDTPRAAPEPAPLDHDLIQLDPRPDENGQEQDDDIIFEDFARLRLKGADADA from the exons ATGACTGTAAAAAAAATGGTCCATTTGAAAAAACag TGGTGCGGTGGGCGCGGCGGCACAATGGACGACGGAGGCAGCAACAAGCAGCGTCAAGCCACGCGAGTCTTCAAGAAGAGCTCGCCGAACGGCAag ATAACTGTATATTTAGGAAAAAGAGATTTTGTAGATCATATCACACACGTAGACCCAATTG TTTGTGACTTTGTTATAGACGGGGTTGTTTTAATCGACCCAGAGTATGTAAAGGATAGGAAAGTGTTCGGGCATGTGCTCGCCGCCTTCAGGTATGGGCGGGAAGACCTCGACGTTCTCGGGCTCACCTTCCGCAAAGACCTCTACCTTGCAGCCGAACAG ATATACCCACCGACGAGCACTCCAAAGCGACCTCTCACGCGGCTGCAAGAGCGTCTCGTACGCAAGCTCGGTCCAGCGGCACATCCCTTCTACTTCGAGCTGCCTCCGCACTGCCCCGCCTCCGTCACGCTGCAGCCCGCCCCCGGAGATACCGGCAAGCCCTGTGGGGTCGATTATGAACTGAAGGCGTTCGTAGCAGATTCGCAAGATGATAAGCCTCACAAGAG AAATTCAGTCCGTTTAGCAATCAGAAAGATAATGTATGCACCGAGCAAGCAGGGGGAGCAGCCGTCCGTGGAGGTATCGAAGGAGTTTATGATGAGCCCTAACAAATTGTACCTGGAAGCATCTTTAGATAAG GAATTATATCACCACGGCGAGAATATCGCTGTGAACGTGCACATAGCTAACAATTCGAATCGTTCCGTGAAGCGCATTAAGGTCTCGGTGCGTCAGTTCGCCGACATCTGCCTGTTCTCCACCGCGCAGTACAAGTGCACCGTAGCAGAAGCGGAGAGCGA ggAAGGTTGTCCCGTGGGTCCTGGGTTCACACTTAGCAAGGTATTCACTTTGACGCCGCTCCTAGCGAATAACAAGGACAAGTGGGGGCTCGCTCTCGACGGTCAGCTCAAGCATGAAGATACCAACCTAGCTTCTAGCACACT AATCGCAGATCCATCTCAGCGCGAGAACTTAGGCATCATAGTACAATATAAGGTTAAGGTGAAATTGTGTCTCGGACCTCTCGGGGG CGAGCTGAGCGCGGAGCTGCCGTTCATCCTGATGCACCCCAAGCCGGACGAGGACacgccgcgcgccgcgcccgaGCCCGCGCCGCTCGACCACGACCTCATACAGCTCGACCCGCGCCC AGACGAAAACGGGCAAGAGCAGGACGATGATATAATATTCGAGGACTTCGCGAGACTGCGGCTCAAGGGCGCCGACGCGGACGCCTGA